The following are encoded together in the Deltaproteobacteria bacterium genome:
- a CDS encoding VCBS repeat-containing protein gives MIHYKKIAIIFIGAIWMVLAFFTPGPAAVKKVAVLPFQINAAEDLSYLREGIMDMLASRLSWEGKVEVIEKPLVKKAMAASPRPLDEAKARQVGGKLGADYVLFGSLTVVGNSVSIDAKMIPLTGEGSPVTVYEQAKSMGEVIPKINDFAEAINGKLFGRQMAAAAPPPKPKFSQEHPERLLSRQGSEAISPVPGGSFEIMQQAPGAGGTRSDLWRSQRLEFPVNGMDVGDIDGDGRPEIVVLSRFREVLVYRWAQGSLIKLASFETSRLDRLVWVCVLDGNGDGRAEIYVNNIRNDILSSFVLEWQGGRLAKTAGEVPWYFNRVFLPEKGMVLIGQKKTPDDIFMPGIYLLQSAGGKYSPLDALRLPKEANVFNFLQADLNGDGRVETVLIGFEDKLYLFDDTGKRLWRSRDYYGATANKIPPRKSIQEEYMKDRSGVVLPEPYYIPSPLILSDLNSDGKPEVLVNQNTSFLSRLLMKQRNFSNGQIMSLVWDGYELLPQWKTRPIDGMVVSYRLADVDGDGADELVAMVLKDKEFLKASKSVLFVYELGQVRQQPAAVPPVGQQGGS, from the coding sequence ATGATTCATTATAAGAAGATCGCCATAATCTTTATCGGCGCCATCTGGATGGTGCTGGCGTTTTTCACCCCGGGCCCTGCAGCGGTCAAGAAGGTGGCGGTGCTCCCTTTTCAGATCAATGCAGCCGAAGACTTGAGCTACTTGCGCGAAGGCATCATGGACATGCTCGCCAGCCGCCTCTCCTGGGAGGGCAAAGTAGAAGTCATCGAAAAACCGCTGGTGAAAAAGGCGATGGCCGCAAGCCCTAGGCCGCTCGACGAGGCCAAGGCACGACAGGTTGGCGGCAAACTGGGTGCGGATTATGTGCTGTTCGGCAGCCTGACGGTAGTTGGCAACAGCGTGAGCATTGATGCCAAGATGATCCCTCTCACCGGAGAGGGCTCTCCTGTGACCGTCTACGAACAGGCCAAAAGCATGGGGGAGGTGATCCCGAAGATAAACGACTTTGCTGAAGCCATAAACGGCAAGCTCTTTGGTCGGCAGATGGCGGCGGCTGCTCCCCCGCCCAAGCCAAAGTTTTCCCAGGAGCACCCTGAAAGATTGCTGAGCCGTCAGGGCTCAGAAGCGATTTCGCCTGTGCCCGGAGGCAGCTTCGAGATCATGCAGCAGGCTCCTGGAGCTGGGGGTACACGCTCGGATCTCTGGCGCAGCCAGCGGCTCGAGTTCCCGGTAAACGGCATGGACGTGGGAGATATAGATGGCGACGGCCGCCCAGAAATAGTTGTACTGTCCAGATTCAGGGAGGTTCTGGTATATCGCTGGGCTCAGGGCAGTCTCATCAAACTGGCATCATTTGAGACTTCCCGGTTGGACAGACTGGTGTGGGTCTGTGTTCTGGATGGCAACGGGGACGGCAGGGCTGAGATTTATGTGAACAACATCCGCAATGATATCCTTTCATCATTTGTGCTGGAGTGGCAGGGGGGCAGACTGGCCAAGACAGCTGGCGAAGTGCCCTGGTATTTCAATCGAGTTTTCCTGCCGGAGAAAGGCATGGTGCTCATTGGGCAGAAAAAGACGCCAGATGATATTTTTATGCCCGGCATCTATCTGCTGCAATCCGCAGGGGGCAAATATTCGCCCCTGGATGCCCTGCGGCTTCCCAAAGAGGCGAACGTGTTCAACTTCCTGCAGGCTGATCTCAACGGCGACGGTAGGGTTGAAACAGTACTCATCGGCTTTGAAGACAAGCTCTATCTGTTCGATGATACGGGCAAGCGGCTGTGGCGAAGCCGAGATTACTACGGGGCCACTGCCAACAAGATCCCGCCAAGAAAAAGCATTCAGGAGGAGTACATGAAAGACCGGAGCGGTGTAGTGCTGCCTGAGCCCTATTACATCCCCTCGCCGCTTATTCTTTCAGACCTCAACAGCGACGGCAAACCAGAGGTGCTGGTCAATCAGAACACTTCCTTCCTCTCCCGCCTGTTGATGAAACAGCGTAATTTTTCCAATGGTCAGATCATGTCCCTGGTGTGGGACGGCTACGAACTGCTGCCCCAGTGGAAGACGCGGCCCATAGACGGCATGGTGGTGAGCTACCGCCTGGCGGACGTGGATGGCGATGGTGCTGACGAACTGGTGGCCATGGTTCTGAAGGACAAGGAGTTCCTGAAGGCAAGCAAGAGTGTACTTTTCGTGTATGAACTCGGCCAGGTTCGGCAGCAGCCTGCGGCAGTTCCACCCGTTGGACAGCAAGGAGGGTCGTAA
- a CDS encoding transposase, with the protein MLPTKGSRYLRKGRASTTGNYYLITTSTHNRRKIFSEPIAAQIVLDSLLWLDEKKVIDLEAAVVMPDHLHFIARLISDSLSNLMHSLKSYSSKKIKSILKLEGRIWQVQYHDHAIRKDEVLRDVILYCLNNPVRAKLVQDFHDYPFWYCRYQV; encoded by the coding sequence ATGTTACCTACAAAGGGCTCTCGATATCTGAGAAAAGGCCGAGCATCAACTACTGGAAATTATTATCTAATCACTACTTCAACCCACAACAGGCGGAAGATCTTTTCAGAGCCAATAGCAGCCCAAATAGTTCTCGACAGCTTGTTATGGCTTGATGAAAAAAAAGTGATCGATCTTGAGGCGGCGGTGGTGATGCCAGATCATCTTCATTTCATTGCAAGGCTCATTTCAGACTCGCTTTCCAATTTGATGCATAGTCTAAAAAGCTACAGTTCGAAGAAGATAAAATCGATTTTGAAATTGGAGGGCAGAATCTGGCAGGTACAATATCACGACCATGCAATCAGGAAAGATGAAGTGTTGAGGGATGTCATTCTGTATTGTTTGAATAATCCCGTCAGGGCCAAGCTGGTTCAAGATTTCCACGACTATCCCTTCTGGTATTGTCGTTACCAGGTTTGA